A single region of the Pseudomonas solani genome encodes:
- the purU gene encoding formyltetrahydrofolate deformylase, translating to MRTFRLVIACPDGVGIVAKVSNFLATYNGWITEASHHSDNQSGWFFMRHEIRADSLPFDLDGFRQAFAPIAREFSMEWRITDSSVKKRVVLMASRESHCLADLLHRWHSGELDCEIPCVIANHDDLRSMVEWHGIPYFHVPVDPKNKQPAFEQVSRLIDEHKADNVVLARYMQIIPPDLCQKYRHQVINIHHSFLPSFIGAKPYHQASLRGVKLIGATCHYVTEELDAGPIIEQDVVRISHRDNIEDLVRLGKDVEKLVLARGLRYHLEDRVLVHDNKTVVFD from the coding sequence ATGCGCACATTTCGTCTGGTGATCGCCTGCCCGGACGGCGTTGGCATCGTAGCCAAGGTCAGTAATTTCCTGGCGACTTACAACGGCTGGATCACCGAGGCGAGCCATCACTCCGACAATCAGAGTGGTTGGTTCTTCATGCGTCACGAGATTCGCGCCGATTCGCTGCCGTTCGACCTGGATGGCTTCCGCCAGGCGTTCGCGCCCATCGCGCGTGAGTTCTCCATGGAATGGCGCATCACCGACTCCTCGGTGAAGAAGCGCGTGGTGCTGATGGCCAGCCGTGAGTCCCACTGCCTGGCCGACCTGCTGCACCGCTGGCACAGCGGCGAGCTGGATTGCGAGATCCCCTGCGTGATCGCCAACCACGACGACCTGCGCAGCATGGTCGAGTGGCACGGCATCCCCTACTTCCACGTCCCGGTCGACCCGAAGAACAAGCAGCCGGCGTTCGAGCAGGTCTCGCGCCTGATCGACGAGCACAAGGCCGACAACGTGGTGCTGGCGCGCTACATGCAGATCATCCCGCCGGACCTGTGCCAGAAGTACCGCCACCAAGTGATCAACATCCACCACAGCTTCCTGCCCTCGTTCATCGGCGCCAAGCCGTACCACCAGGCCTCCCTGCGCGGCGTGAAGCTGATCGGCGCCACCTGCCACTACGTCACCGAGGAACTGGACGCCGGCCCGATCATCGAGCAGGACGTGGTGCGCATCAGCCACCGCGACAACATCGAAGACCTGGTGCGCCTGGGCAAGGACGTGGAGAAACTGGTGCTGGCGCGCGGCCTGCGCTATCACCTGGAAGACCGCGTGCTGGTGCACGACAACAAGACCGTCGTCTTCGACTGA
- a CDS encoding methyl-accepting chemotaxis protein: MSNSDEQAQRTNSVAAAINELGAAAQEIARNAADASHQASDARNQSEDGRQVVEKTIVAMSDLSGKIRASCGNIETLNSKTVNIGQILEVIKGISEQTNLLALNAAIEAARAGEAGRGFAVVADEVRNLAHRTQESAQEIQKMIEELQVGAREAVNTMTESQRYSEESVTIANLAGERLSSVTQRIGEIDGMNQSVATATEEQTSVVESLNVDINEINMLNQEGVENLQATLRACADLEQQAARLKHLVDSFRI, encoded by the coding sequence ATGAGCAACTCCGACGAGCAGGCCCAGCGCACCAACAGCGTGGCCGCGGCGATCAACGAACTGGGCGCCGCCGCCCAGGAGATCGCCCGCAACGCCGCCGATGCCTCGCACCAGGCCTCCGATGCACGCAACCAGTCCGAGGACGGCCGCCAGGTGGTGGAGAAGACCATAGTCGCCATGAGCGACCTGTCCGGGAAGATCCGCGCCTCGTGCGGCAACATCGAGACGCTGAACAGCAAGACGGTGAACATCGGGCAGATCCTCGAGGTCATCAAGGGCATCTCCGAGCAAACCAACCTGCTGGCGCTCAACGCCGCCATCGAAGCCGCCCGTGCCGGTGAGGCCGGCCGTGGCTTCGCCGTGGTCGCTGACGAGGTGCGCAACCTCGCCCACCGCACCCAGGAGTCGGCGCAGGAAATCCAGAAGATGATCGAGGAGCTGCAGGTGGGCGCCCGCGAGGCGGTCAACACCATGACCGAGAGCCAGCGCTACAGCGAGGAGAGCGTGACCATCGCCAACCTGGCGGGCGAGCGCCTTTCCAGCGTCACCCAGCGCATCGGCGAGATCGACGGGATGAACCAGTCCGTGGCCACCGCCACCGAGGAACAGACCTCGGTGGTGGAATCACTGAACGTGGACATCAACGAGATCAACATGCTCAACCAGGAAGGCGTGGAAAACCTCCAGGCCACCCTGCGCGCCTGCGCCGACCTGGAACAGCAGGCCGCGCGCCTGAAGCACCTGGTGGACAGCTTCCGCATCTGA
- a CDS encoding CBS domain-containing protein, producing MLKSVQVRDYMTHHQVSFRPDTDLFLAIERLLEHRLSSAPVVDAQGHLLGILSESDCLRGILSGAYYDAVGGVVGACMRAQPGSVSPGEDVVDVCQRLLREQHEALPVVEGGVLVGVLSRRDALRAIKAFAQHDAGRPT from the coding sequence ATGCTCAAGTCCGTCCAGGTTCGTGACTACATGACCCATCACCAGGTGAGCTTCCGGCCGGACACCGACCTGTTCCTGGCCATCGAGCGCTTGCTGGAGCACCGCCTGAGCAGTGCCCCGGTGGTCGACGCCCAGGGCCACCTGCTAGGCATTCTGTCCGAGTCCGACTGCCTGCGCGGCATTCTTTCCGGTGCCTACTACGATGCTGTAGGGGGAGTGGTGGGCGCGTGCATGCGGGCGCAGCCGGGGAGCGTTTCCCCGGGTGAGGACGTGGTCGATGTCTGCCAGCGCTTGCTGCGCGAGCAGCATGAGGCCTTGCCGGTCGTGGAAGGCGGTGTGCTGGTGGGCGTGCTCAGTCGTCGTGACGCCTTGCGCGCGATCAAGGCCTTCGCCCAGCACGACGCCGGCCGCCCGACCTAG
- the sbcB gene encoding exodeoxyribonuclease I: MTSSIFWYDYETTGINPRSDRAIQVAGIRTDEALNEIEQPLNIYCRPSDDILPHPAACLVTGILPQTLREKGLDEGEFITRVHAELSRPGTCGAGYNTLRFDDEVTRYSFYRNFHDPYAREWQGGNSRWDLIDTLRTAYALRPEGLEWPTEEGRVSLRLERLTTANGIDHGQAHEALADVRATIALARLVRDRQPRLYDFLFQLRSKHKVQEQIRLLQPLVHISGRFSAARHYFSVVVPLAWHPKNRNALIVCDLLSDVSPLLDQDAETLRRRLYTRRDELAEGEIPVPLKLLHINRCPVVAPLSVLRPADQQRLHVDLAAVQESARQLAELRGQWQDKLPAIYAEEAFPGTEDPEQQLYDGFIGDRDRRLCEQVRNAEPLRLAQEPWPFDDVRLPELLFRYRARNFPDTLSPAERDKWIAFCRGRLSDPALGAPNTLAGFEQAMAELSATATPAQLAILQAWSEHATQLRQRYGL, from the coding sequence GTGACTTCCAGCATCTTTTGGTACGACTACGAAACCACCGGCATCAACCCCCGCAGCGACCGCGCCATCCAGGTGGCGGGCATTCGCACGGACGAGGCGCTCAACGAAATCGAGCAGCCGTTGAACATCTATTGCCGGCCCAGCGACGACATCCTTCCCCACCCGGCGGCCTGCCTGGTCACCGGCATCCTGCCGCAGACCCTGCGCGAGAAGGGGCTGGACGAAGGCGAGTTCATCACCCGCGTGCACGCCGAGCTGTCCCGCCCGGGCACCTGCGGCGCCGGCTACAACACCCTGCGCTTCGACGACGAAGTGACCCGCTACAGCTTCTACCGCAACTTCCACGACCCCTATGCGCGGGAGTGGCAGGGCGGCAACAGCCGCTGGGACCTCATCGACACCCTGCGCACCGCCTACGCGCTGCGCCCGGAGGGCCTCGAGTGGCCCACCGAGGAGGGGCGGGTGTCGCTGCGCCTGGAGCGCCTGACCACCGCCAACGGCATCGACCATGGCCAGGCCCACGAGGCGCTGGCCGACGTGCGCGCGACCATTGCCCTGGCGCGGCTGGTGCGTGATCGCCAGCCACGGTTGTATGACTTCCTCTTCCAGTTGCGCAGCAAGCACAAGGTGCAGGAACAGATTCGCCTGTTGCAGCCGCTGGTACATATATCGGGCCGCTTTTCGGCGGCGCGGCATTATTTCTCCGTGGTAGTGCCACTGGCCTGGCACCCGAAGAACCGCAATGCATTGATCGTCTGCGACCTGTTATCCGATGTATCGCCGTTGCTGGATCAGGATGCTGAAACTCTGCGCCGCCGCCTCTATACACGGCGTGATGAGCTGGCCGAAGGTGAAATACCGGTTCCGTTGAAACTCCTGCATATCAATCGTTGCCCGGTAGTGGCGCCCTTGAGTGTATTGCGGCCGGCGGACCAGCAACGCCTGCACGTGGACTTGGCCGCCGTCCAGGAAAGCGCCCGGCAACTTGCCGAGTTGCGTGGGCAATGGCAGGACAAGTTGCCCGCCATTTATGCAGAGGAAGCTTTCCCCGGAACCGAAGATCCGGAGCAGCAACTCTATGATGGTTTTATCGGTGACCGTGATCGGCGGCTGTGCGAACAAGTACGGAATGCCGAGCCGCTTCGTTTGGCCCAGGAACCCTGGCCGTTCGATGATGTGCGGTTGCCGGAATTGCTGTTCCGTTACCGCGCGAGAAACTTCCCGGACACGTTATCCCCCGCCGAGCGGGATAAATGGATCGCGTTCTGCCGCGGCCGCCTGAGTGACCCGGCCCTGGGCGCGCCCAATACACTGGCGGGCTTCGAGCAGGCGATGGCGGAGCTCAGCGCCACGGCCACGCCGGCGCAGCTGGCGATCCTCCAGGCCTGGTCCGAACATGCCACGCAATTGCGTCAACGCTATGGCCTTTGA
- a CDS encoding inorganic phosphate transporter produces MFDLFSGLDAWLVVSLLLALAFVLTFEFINGFHDTANAVATVIYTKAMSPYRAVVLSGIFNFLGVLLGGVGVAYAIVHLLPVELLINVNTGHGLAMVFSLLAAAITWNLGTWYLGIPASSSHTLIGSILGVGLANAMITDLPLGEGVNWGKAIDIGLSLIFSPAAGFMVAALLLLSLKWFYPASKMHKTPETRKEVDDKKHPPFWNRLVLVLSAMAVSFVHGSNDGQKGIGLIMLVLIGIVPAKFVLDLNSTTYQIERTRDAATHLSQFYQRHTDTLGEMLALGKATPSEMPQAFRCDPKQTEATIDGLLTNLKGVASYSDMSEETRVETRRYLLCLDDTAKKVGKLSELPAREKADLEKLRKDLTATTEYAPFWVILAVALALGIGTMVGWKRVVLTVGEKIGKQGMSYAQGMSAQITAAAAIGLANIYSLPVSTTHVLSSGVAGTMVANKSGLQGGTVRNILLAWVLTLPTSMALAAALFWLSTKFIV; encoded by the coding sequence ATGTTCGATCTCTTCAGCGGGCTTGATGCCTGGCTGGTCGTGAGCCTGTTGCTCGCCCTGGCATTCGTCCTGACCTTCGAGTTCATCAACGGTTTCCATGACACCGCCAACGCGGTCGCCACGGTTATCTACACCAAGGCCATGTCGCCCTACCGCGCTGTGGTCCTCTCCGGCATCTTCAACTTCCTCGGCGTATTGCTGGGCGGCGTCGGCGTGGCGTATGCCATCGTCCACCTGCTGCCGGTGGAGCTGCTGATCAACGTCAACACCGGCCACGGTCTGGCCATGGTGTTCTCGTTGCTGGCGGCGGCCATCACCTGGAACCTCGGTACCTGGTACCTGGGCATCCCGGCGTCCAGCTCCCACACCCTGATCGGCTCGATCCTCGGCGTCGGCCTGGCCAACGCGATGATCACCGACCTGCCCCTGGGCGAAGGCGTGAACTGGGGCAAGGCCATCGATATCGGCCTGTCGCTGATCTTCTCCCCGGCCGCCGGCTTCATGGTCGCGGCGCTGCTGCTGCTGTCGCTGAAGTGGTTCTACCCGGCGTCGAAGATGCACAAGACCCCGGAGACCCGCAAGGAAGTCGACGACAAGAAGCACCCGCCCTTCTGGAACCGCCTGGTGCTGGTGCTTTCGGCCATGGCCGTGAGCTTCGTGCACGGTTCCAACGACGGCCAGAAAGGCATCGGCCTGATCATGCTGGTGCTGATCGGCATCGTCCCGGCCAAGTTCGTGCTCGACCTGAACAGCACCACCTACCAGATCGAACGCACCCGTGATGCCGCCACTCACCTGAGCCAGTTCTACCAGCGCCACACCGATACCCTCGGCGAGATGCTGGCCCTGGGCAAGGCAACTCCCAGCGAGATGCCCCAGGCGTTCCGCTGCGATCCCAAGCAGACCGAAGCGACCATCGACGGCTTGCTGACCAACCTCAAGGGCGTGGCCAGCTACAGCGACATGAGCGAGGAAACCCGCGTCGAGACCCGTCGCTACCTGCTCTGCCTGGACGACACCGCGAAGAAAGTGGGCAAGCTCTCCGAGCTGCCGGCCCGCGAGAAGGCGGACCTGGAGAAGCTGCGCAAGGACCTGACCGCCACCACCGAGTACGCGCCCTTCTGGGTGATCCTCGCGGTGGCCCTGGCCCTGGGCATCGGCACCATGGTCGGCTGGAAGCGCGTGGTACTGACCGTCGGCGAGAAGATCGGCAAGCAGGGCATGAGCTACGCCCAGGGCATGAGCGCGCAGATCACCGCCGCCGCCGCCATCGGCCTGGCCAACATCTACAGCCTGCCGGTGTCCACCACCCACGTGCTGTCCTCCGGCGTCGCCGGCACCATGGTCGCCAACAAGAGCGGCCTGCAGGGCGGCACGGTGCGCAACATCCTGCTGGCCTGGGTGCTGACCCTGCCCACCTCCATGGCCCTGGCCGCGGCGCTGTTCTGGCTCTCGACCAAGTTCATCGTCTGA
- the mvaT gene encoding histone-like nucleoid-structuring protein MvaT codes for MSLINEYRATEEAIKELQERLKNLSQDDKLKKELEFEGKLRALMGEYQKSLRDIIALLDPDSKTSKAPRATAKTTGSKRARKVKQYKNPHTGEVIETKGGNHKTLKEWKAKWGADTVEGWATLLG; via the coding sequence ATGTCGCTGATCAACGAATACCGCGCTACCGAAGAAGCCATCAAAGAACTGCAAGAACGCCTGAAGAACCTGTCGCAAGACGACAAGCTGAAAAAAGAGCTGGAGTTCGAAGGCAAACTGCGCGCCCTGATGGGTGAATACCAGAAGTCCCTGCGCGATATCATCGCCCTGCTCGATCCGGACTCCAAAACTTCCAAGGCCCCGCGTGCTACCGCCAAGACTACTGGCAGCAAGCGTGCTCGCAAGGTCAAGCAATACAAGAACCCGCACACCGGTGAAGTTATCGAAACCAAAGGCGGCAACCACAAGACGCTGAAAGAGTGGAAAGCCAAGTGGGGCGCCGACACCGTTGAAGGTTGGGCCACCCTGCTGGGCTAA
- a CDS encoding DUF853 domain-containing protein — protein MPASSSIILGADPSGQPIAQALRLANRHGLVAGATGTGKTVTLQRLAEAFSDAGGAVFAADIKGDLCGLGAAGVPQGKVAERIASMPWLGHQPKAYPVTLWDVAGKSGHPLRTTLSEMGPLLLGNLLELTDSQQAALYAAFQVADREGLLLLDLKDLKALLNHLRDHPELLGEDRALFAGASAQALLRRLATLEQQGADALFGEPALQLEDILHPDRDGRGRIHLLDASRLVHEAPKVYATFLLWLLAELFEQLPERGDADKPVLALFFDEAHLLFADTPRALQERLEQVVRLIRSKGVGVYFVTQSPSDLPDTVLAQLGLRIQHGLRAFTAKEQKSLRAVADGFRPNPAFDSLAVLTELGIGEALVGTLEEKGTPAMVQRVAIAPPQSRIGPLSEAERAELVRSSPQAGRYDKPIDRESAYEILTARAADAPAAPATKGKAAPAEAESGFAGAAGELLGSLASQAMKTAVRQAANQLGRQLVRGLMGSLLGGKRR, from the coding sequence ATGCCTGCATCCAGTTCGATAATTCTTGGCGCTGACCCTTCCGGCCAGCCGATCGCCCAGGCACTGCGCCTGGCCAACCGTCACGGCCTGGTGGCGGGGGCCACCGGCACCGGCAAGACGGTGACCCTGCAACGCCTCGCCGAAGCCTTCAGCGACGCGGGGGGGGCTGTGTTCGCCGCCGACATCAAGGGTGATCTCTGCGGCCTAGGCGCCGCCGGCGTGCCCCAGGGCAAGGTCGCCGAACGCATCGCCTCCATGCCCTGGCTCGGACACCAGCCCAAGGCCTATCCGGTGACGCTGTGGGACGTGGCCGGCAAGAGCGGCCACCCGCTTCGTACGACACTCAGCGAAATGGGCCCCCTGCTGCTGGGCAACCTGCTGGAACTCACCGACAGCCAGCAGGCGGCCCTCTATGCCGCCTTCCAGGTGGCCGACCGCGAAGGCCTGCTGCTGCTCGACCTGAAGGACCTCAAGGCCCTGCTCAACCACCTGCGTGACCACCCCGAGCTGCTTGGCGAGGACCGTGCCCTGTTCGCCGGCGCCTCCGCCCAGGCCCTGCTGCGGCGCCTGGCCACCCTGGAACAGCAGGGCGCCGACGCCCTGTTCGGCGAGCCGGCCCTGCAACTGGAAGACATCCTCCACCCCGACCGGGACGGCCGTGGCCGCATCCACCTGCTGGACGCCAGCCGCCTGGTGCACGAGGCGCCCAAGGTCTACGCCACCTTCCTGCTCTGGCTGCTGGCCGAGCTGTTCGAGCAACTGCCCGAGCGCGGCGATGCCGACAAACCGGTGCTGGCGCTGTTCTTCGACGAGGCGCACCTGCTGTTCGCCGACACCCCGCGTGCGTTGCAGGAACGCCTGGAGCAGGTGGTGCGGCTGATCCGCTCCAAGGGTGTCGGCGTCTACTTCGTCACCCAATCCCCCAGTGACCTGCCGGATACCGTCCTCGCCCAGCTCGGCCTGCGCATCCAGCATGGGCTGCGCGCCTTCACCGCCAAGGAGCAGAAGTCCCTGCGTGCGGTCGCCGATGGCTTCCGCCCCAACCCGGCGTTCGACAGCCTGGCCGTGCTCACCGAGCTGGGCATCGGCGAAGCCCTGGTGGGCACGCTGGAAGAGAAGGGCACGCCGGCCATGGTGCAGCGCGTGGCCATCGCCCCGCCGCAATCGCGCATCGGGCCGCTGAGCGAGGCCGAGCGTGCCGAGCTGGTGCGCAGCTCGCCCCAAGCCGGGCGCTATGACAAGCCCATCGACCGCGAGTCCGCCTACGAAATCCTCACCGCCCGTGCCGCCGATGCGCCCGCCGCCCCGGCCACCAAGGGCAAGGCCGCGCCCGCCGAGGCCGAGTCCGGTTTCGCCGGTGCCGCCGGCGAACTGCTGGGCAGCCTCGCCAGCCAGGCGATGAAAACCGCCGTGCGCCAGGCCGCCAACCAGTTGGGCCGGCAACTGGTGCGCGGGCTCATGGGGTCGCTGCTGGGTGGCAAGCGCCGTTGA